The following proteins are encoded in a genomic region of Haemorhous mexicanus isolate bHaeMex1 chromosome 11, bHaeMex1.pri, whole genome shotgun sequence:
- the BARX1 gene encoding homeobox protein BarH-like 1 → MQHPLELGAARYFPAEAFPDHRSHRYRSFMIEEILTDPPDAKGAAPAGELLKFGVQALLSARPYHNHLAVLKAEPAAVFKFPLAPLGCSGLGSALLAAGSGLQGGSASPHLPLELHLRGKLEPGPPEPGKAKKGRRSRTVFTELQLMGLEKRFEKQKYLSTPDRIDLAESLGLSQLQVKTWYQNRRMKWKKIVLQGGGLESPTKPKGRPKKNSIPSREQLSEQERARDAEKPPESLGSPTEVSQEE, encoded by the exons ATGCAGCACCCGCTGGAACTGGGCGCCGCGCGCTACTTCCCGGCCGAAGCCTTCCCCGACCACCGCTCCCATCGCTACCGCAGCTTCATGATCGAGGAGATCCTCACCGACCCCCCAGACGCCAAGGGGGCCGCGCCGGCCGGGGAGCTGCTCAAGTTCGGGGTGCAGGCGCTGCTCTCCGCCCGGCCCTACCACAACCACCTCG CGGTGCTGAAAGCGGAGCCGGCCGCCGTGTTTAAGTTCCCGCTGGctcccctgggctgctctggtcTGGGCTCGGCGCTGCTGGCCGCCGGCTCGGGGCTGCAGGGCGGCTCCGCCTCGCCGCATCTCCCGCTGGAGCTGCACCTCCGCGGGAAGCTGGAGCCGGGGCCCCCGGAGCCGGGCAAGGCCAAGAAGGGCCGCCGCAGCCGCACCGTCTTCACCGAGCTGCAGCTCATGGGGCTGGAGAAGCGCTTCGAGAAGCAGAAATACCTCTCCACGCCCGACAG AATAGACCTGGCCGAATCGCTGGggctcagccagctccaggTGAAAACCTGGTACCAGAACAGGCGcatgaaatggaagaaaata GTGTTGCAGGGGGGCGGCCTGGAGTCCCCCACCAAGCCCAAGGGCCGCCCGAAGAAGAACTCGAtccccagcagagagcagctctcgGAGCAGGAGCGCGCCCGGGACGCCGAGAAGCCGCCCGAGAGCCTGGGCTCGCCGACCGAGGTCAGCCAGGAGGAGTGA